A region of the Melanotaenia boesemani isolate fMelBoe1 chromosome 6, fMelBoe1.pri, whole genome shotgun sequence genome:
TTTGGGACGACCTATTACTTTACTGGAGCTCAATTCAGCTATTCTGAGCCTTCAGAGTGGAAAATGTCCAGGCCCTGATGGGTACCCATcagaattttataaaaaatttaaagacagaCTTGCACCATTACTATTAGATATGTATAATGAATCGTTTACCTTGGGAGTATTACCTCAAACACTTAATCAAGCCACAATTtcacttcttttaaaaaaagggaaagaccCCCTCTGTTGTTCATCATACCGCCCTATAAGTCTTTTGAATGTAGACTTTAAACTGTTGTCTAAACTTCTAGCTTTGCGTCTTGAGTCTGTCCTGCCTAATATAATTAATTCGGACCAAACTGGGTTTATAAAAAATAGACACTCCTTCTCTAATCTTAGAAGACTGTTCAACATTATTTATAATAACTCCTCACACAATACACAGGAAGCCTTAATATCCTTAGATGCCGAAAAGGCTTTTGACCGAGTAGAGTGGTCCTACCTGTTTTACACAATTAAAAAGTTTGGCTTTAGTGATACTTTTTTAACTTGGATTAAATTGCTCTACTCTAATCCACAGGCCTCGGTGAGGACCAACAATACTTGCTCAGACTACTTCTGCCTCCATCGCTCAACAAGACAAGGATGCCCGCTAAGTCCCCTTTTATTTGCTTTAGCTATTGAGCCACTGGCTGTTGCGATCCGTTCTAATCCATCTATTATAGGCATACATAGACAGGGTCTAGAGGCAAAGGTTTCTCTGTATGCCGACGATGTACTTTTGTACGTCTCTGATCTAAACACATCTGTCCTGGCGGCTTTGCGCCTGCTTTCAGACTTCGGCCGGTTGTCGGGGTATAAGCTTAATTTAAGCAAAAGTGAGTTGTTCCCCATTAATCCCACAGCTCCCCCCCTGCATGGTCTACCTTTTAAAATAGCGCATGGCAGTTTTATACATCTTGGAATCCAAGTTCCACATAAACCGGAGGATCTATTTAAAGCtaacttttcttctttattgttAAAAGTGAAAGAGGATTTTGAACGCTGGTCACTGCTTAAGTTATCCTTAGTAGCGCGCATTAATTGTGTCAAGATGAATGTTCTCCCTCGCTTTTTGTATTTATTCCAATCTGTCCCACTTTTCTTGCCCAGCTCTTTCTTCCGTCAGGTGGATACTcttatttcagattttctttggGATAAAAAGGTTCCAAGGTTATCTAGGAATTACTTACAAAGACCTAAATCACTGGGAGGGATGGCCTTACCAAATCTTAGATATTATTACTGGGCCTCCAATATTAGAATTTTTAAATACTGGCTTCAATCGGGAACACCCTCTTCCCCAGACTGGCTGGTCATGGAGAGAAAGTCCACAAGGCCTGTGTCTCTCACAGCTTTATTATATTCACCTATTCAAAGTTCAACCACACCATATACTAAGAACTGCATTGTTAGAACATCCCTTAAAATTTGGAACCAATTTAGGTGCTATTTTGGATTACAACTCCTTTCTCCTAACGCTCCCTTGGCAGCTAATCACACCTTTCCTCCCTCTCTCACTGATGGATCTTTTTTGATATGGTCAAGCCTGGGTATTCAGACATTTAAAGAcctttttattgaaaatatttttgccACCTTCCAACAACTCTCAGTTAAGTTTGCCCTTCCAAAGCAACACTTTTTCAGGTACTTACAAGTTCGCAGTTTTGTAAGTAGCAACTTTCCCACTTTCCCAAACCTGCCAGAGGACTCTACCTTAGACTCCTTGCTCTCGCCCATCTCCAACTTAAAAGGGTCCATCTCCGCTATTTATGATCAGATGATGTCTATACGGTTGGACACTCTGAGCACAATCAAAGCTCTCTGGGAGGAGGATTTGGGTGAGGTTGTACCTGATGAGCTGTGGTCACGAATATTAAGCTGGGTAcactcttactgtgtatagctaaatacctaattgtataagtcttgtaaatattgaaatttttatactgtttttcatttttttttttgctaccttaagaagcacaactgctaaatgactgtaccgctgcaacacctaaatttcccagcttgggatgaataaagtacttctattctattctattctattctataagtCCTCTATATGTGCGAGGCACTGTCTTATACAATGTAAACTTGTACATCGTGTTTATTATATCAAAGCTCGTTTATCCAGGATATATGACGGTGTCTCTTCAGCATGTGACCGATGCCAACAGTCTCCAGCAAACCTTATTCACATGTTTTGGCATTGTCCAGGACTGTTAAGTTATTGGACTGAGGTGTTTTCTATTATTTCAAAAATGTTTGGTAGGAGACTTGAGCCCAATCCCTGGTCTGCTCTATTTGGGGTTTTTCCAGGGCCACCTTCCCTGTCTCCTTCTCAAAGTCACTCTCTGGCCTTTATGACCCTTCTTGCAAGAAGGGTAATTTTGTTGAAGTGGAAATCACCTCAGTCTCCCTCCTTCACACATTGGCTCAGGGAGGTTGTATATTTTCTTAAACTTGAAAAGATTAGGATGTCACTCTATGGCTCATCGGATAAATTTTGGCATATATGGAATCCACTGTTCCAGTTAATTGCACAAATTGACTTCCCCTCTGCCCCAAACTAGCTTCTCAGGGTAACTCTTCTGGAGGTCCTCTctgctttctttctcttcttttttttatatttctctggCTGCTTGATACATTGTGAATACTTTTGTGTATATCGCTGACACTCTTCTGGGCACAGGATTGAAtccctttctctttttgagACTGTATTATACTATAATCTTTTTCACATGGTTGGAGGTtgttgtatgtgttttttttttttttttttatatataactgTTAGAGATTGtacaaggtttttatttttgtaacatGGTATTGTGACATTGTACAATTTCCATATtaaaaaaccaaataaacaaagtttggaaaaaaaataaataggtcttcaaagtaccaacagaaacttcaaaataaaacaagaaccaACTCAACTACAAAAAAGAAGGAATAATAAGACAACACAGAGGGAAtttcacaataatagtaatttCTCTAGATCTGTGTGCCTTGCTGGACtggcttttggccttttttggGGAGCCTTAATTATCAGCTAATGGTGGTGAGAActtatgaaaatgaatacagcatgttgaaaataagataagattatCTGAACCTGCTAAAAGCAGaacatacaatagaataaaagttaatgtcagtgttattgagatcattttgtttgaacCAGCACACAGTTCCCAGTAAGGCAGTTCCCAGGCAGACAGCAGTTTCAATACAAAACATAACTCAGCAACATTTTACTGGAGAATAAATTTCAAcatcatttttttaacatatttgcaCATTTCCAAGAATCACTTATATTAATgtctttctgtaaatataaataaatgtgacttaAGTCTGATTATATGAATTTTATTATGCTGGATGTTTAAAACAAACCTCCAAATTCGTGTGACGTCAAAATAACATTAGCTGACTGCGTTTACCACAGTAATCTGATATTCACTTGGAAGTTTTTTATAACATAAATCCATAGGAATTCCTACATTTGATAAGattataaattctctatttttatgtttcacttttgtttgacaacacacaaaaaaagaggattttttttagaaagtctATTAgaatcatattattattattattattattatttatttatttatttatttttattgttccaTTTACAGCTGCAGTGGTTTGGAAGCAGCAGTAACAGACGGCTTAGCAAAGGGAAGCAGATTAAACATTATGCTACTCATTTTATAAACAAAGCAGgtctttataaagaaaaaaaaatcaaagtaatGGGGGGCCTGGGCCCCTGTGGAGCCCTGTGTGTAGCAATGCCCCTGCTCTCACAGTCTCTGTCGGCATAACTTGTTGATTacgaaaatctttttttcaggtTCAACAAATagattcagaataaaaacagctgtcagCAATGTGGCTGATATTTCTTACTGCACATCTCACACTCTCCCACAGTAAACACTCTCCTAGTGAACACTCTCCTACAGGAAATACTCTCCTAGTGATTACTCTTGCCCAGTAAACACACTCCCTCACTGAACAGTCTCCTAGAGTGAACACTCTCTCCCATGGAGCACTCTCCCCGCTTTGTCCATCTTGTAGATGATGGTAACGCGTAGCAGAAGTTCTACCTCATCGTCTGCCCTAAAAAACCCATCCTTCTTAGTACAATTTTCCGTCATCTTCTATCCCTTAGACCTGAACTAACCTCACTAAACCACTGAACATGGACCATAATCAACCTCATTAAACAACAGAACATGTACCAGAACCATTTTtgctaaaccacaggacctagATGAGAAATGGTCTCACTAAACCACAGAACATGGACCAGAACCGGCTTCACTAAACCAAAGGGCCTGGAAAAGAACCGGCTTCAGTAAACCACTGaacatggaccagaactgacctccCTAAGCCACAGAACATGGACCAGAACCGACGTCCCTAAACCACAGAACAtggaccagaaccagcttcACTAAACCACAGGGCCTGGACCAGAACCGGCTTCACTAAACCAAAGGGCATGGAAAAGAACCGGCTTCAGTAAACCACAGaacatggaccagaactgacctccCTAAGCCACAGAACATGGACCAGAACCGACGTCCCTAAACCACAGAACAtggaccagaaccagcttcACTAAACCACAGGGCCTGGACCAGAACCGGCTTCACTAAACCACAGGGCCTGGAAAAGAACCGGCTTCAGTAAACCACAGAACATGGACCAGAACCGACCTCCCTAAACCACAGAACGTGGACCAAAACTGACCTCCCTAAACAACAGGGCCTGGACCAGAACCGGCTTCACTAAACCACAGGGCCTGGAAAAGAACCGGCTTCAGTAAACCACAGAACATGGACCAGAACCGACTTCCCTAAACCACAGAACGTGGACCAAAACTGACCTCCCTAAACCACAGggcctggaccagaaccagcttcACTAAACCACAGGGCCTGGAAAAGAACCGGCTTCAGTAAACCACAGAACATGGACCAGAACCGACCTCCCTAAACCACAGAACATGGACCAGAACCGGCTTCACTAAACCACAGGGCCTAGAAAAGAACCAGATTCAGTAAACCACAGAACATGGACCAGAACCGACCTCCCTAAACCACAGAACGTGGACCAAAACTGACCTCACTAAAACTCAGAACATGGACCAGACCTGACCTCCCTAAACCACAGGGCCTGGACCAGAACCAACCTTACTTAACCACATGACCTGGACCAGAATCAGCTTCACTAAACCACAGAGCATGGACCAGAACCGGCTTCACTAAACCACAGAACATGGACCAGAATCCGCTTCACTAAACCACAGACCATAGACCAGAACCGGCTTCACTAAACCACAGAACATGGACCAGAACCGATCTCACTAAACCACAGAACATGGACCAGAAccgacctcactaaaccacaagGCCTAAACTGGAACTCGCTTCATTTGACCACACAACATGGACCAGAACCAACTTCATTAAACCAAAGGGGCCTAGACCAGAATTAACCTCACCAAACCACGGAACATGGACCAGAACCGGCTTCACTAAACCACAGGGCCTGGACCAGAACCGGCTTCATTAAACCACAGGACATGGGCCAGAACAGACCTGCCTAAACCACAGggcctggaccagaactgacctccCTAAACCACAGAACATGGACCAGAACCGGCTTCACTAAACCACAGGGCCTGGACCAGAACCGGCTTCATTAAACCACAGGacatggaccagaactgacctccTCAAACCACAGAACATGGACCAGAACAGACCTCCCTAAACCACAGggcctggaccagaactgacctccCTAAACCACAGAACATGGACCAGAACAGCCCTCCCTAAACCACAGGGCCTCGACCAGAACTGACCTCCCTAAACCACAGAACATGGACCAGAACAGACCTCCCTAAACCACAGGGCCTGGACTAGAACCGGCTACACTTCACCACAGAACATGGACCAGAACCGGCTTCACTAACTAACACAGAACTAGTCTACCAAGCTGCTTGGATTTTATGTGAGTAAGGGTACGTGGTGTGTTTTCTTACTTGTGACTGAGCTCTGAACATCTGCAGTAGGTCCATCTGCTGGTCTTTGGACAGTCCGGATCGCTGACAGGGAACTCGGGCCAGCTCTTCCCGACACTTCACGGTATTGTTTCTACAGAACAAATCCACCACCAGGTTGTCGTCCACACCACTGATGGCACACTCGTAAAAGGTTCCATTGAGCAGGGCCACGGAGAGCCACATCACAGGGGCCACACAGGCCCCAGTAAAGATGCTGAGCAACACCCTGAAGCACCCGCAGCAGTTCCCACGAGGACAAAGCTTCATGGGATCCAGGCAGCAGCCGGTGTACAGCCTCCACAGCCTGGGGCTCAGGAACAGGCTCAGGACCAGGAGAACTGCAGCTGGACCCAGCAGGAAGGTCAGCCCATAAGCAAAGTTCTGATTGTGGTTGCATGGACACTGAAAGGAGACCATGGAGAAGATCCTCTCCCCTCCTATGGTCAGCAGTGCCATGAAGCTGTAACCGATGGTGGCTTTCTGGTTCATGAAAAACTGCAAAACAGTCTGGGCGTTGTCCATGGCGTTGGTCTGGAGCACaaagacaggagaagagtctgcAGTGATTCCCTGTCAGCTGTTAGTTCCAGCAAACTTATCTCAGCTCCTCCCTGTGGATGTTTGTCCTCTGGCTCCTCCTTCAGCCAATCATGCGCTACTTCCTGCTTTCATTTCTCCGCCTGTCACTAAAAcgagagaaagagaagagaaaaactttCAGCTCAGCCTGTAGAGATCATCTGTctgatgtttgtttctgtttgtcgTCATACCAACACGCCTCTGTCTGTCAGACATGACAGGACATGCTGAACAAACCAGTCTAGCAGATCCTCAGATCCTCTTTTCCAGTCCCACAGGAATGAGCAATCTGCGGTTCCTCTTTACAAGCGGAACAGACCATTATCTAACTTCATCCTCATGCACTTAGCTCTTAGAGGAAAACAGCAGAtatgtttccatttttttaacctgtcctgttctgcatcatagcagcagattgatggtctggttgctgtgttgtgctgaacaaatttgctttgccaaggggaggtttatgggtataaggctcctcttgataatctgattcatttatttaccttaaattatggaatctatgtaatcttgctggacctgaccagaggggacagaaaaagaaggaagacagcaaaaaaagcaaaagggaaagaagaagaaagaggagacaaaaacaccacagaaagAAGGCTCCAGGAGCCCCCCCGCCATCGACCCCCCTCCCTCACCCTTCACCTACTCCAATTTCCACCTCACGTaaccacacattcacaccctcCCCTACAGCAGATATGTTTCCATCTCTTGCCCTCATGCATGATGTGCACCTCTCTGAAAAGAAAACCTGGTAGCAAAGCTCAGGAAGTGGTTAACCTTCATGATCTCAGAAAGAAGACCAGACTTCATGTTAGGTCTGTTTACATCACACACAGACTGCTCTGCATCCTGTGGAGTCAAGCAGGTGCACCatagttctggttctgaattAG
Encoded here:
- the calhm5.1 gene encoding calcium homeostasis modulator protein 5, with translation MDNAQTVLQFFMNQKATIGYSFMALLTIGGERIFSMVSFQCPCNHNQNFAYGLTFLLGPAAVLLVLSLFLSPRLWRLYTGCCLDPMKLCPRGNCCGCFRVLLSIFTGACVAPVMWLSVALLNGTFYECAISGVDDNLVVDLFCRNNTVKCREELARVPCQRSGLSKDQQMDLLQMFRAQSQILGWAIIITASICGLLGTCYRRCRSKVSYLQLTFWKRYMEKEKERFDTFAVDYATKLAERNLKSFFENKGPDPFPLPSHKAWEEISEYYTFSRSEQCYSILQRFVERSDRDFNPEKRPVLDMEHAIEMT